From the genome of Turicibacter faecis, one region includes:
- a CDS encoding HNH endonuclease codes for MRWIIPCDLNYYDAINAFASLKTIDWRQNNRYAVGDTVFIYASAPYQKIMFKTKVLAVDLLYEDTIDDFTFWKVPVDEREKEKRKSRRYVRLQLIKFLECDDLGLESLLKQGLKKAPQGAVKCQNDKLQLGEYIEKYFAQDTLDDKLDVIEEDNYYEGNSVEVQLNRYERSVEAREKCIEFHGCHCKICGFDFEEVYGDAGRGFIHVHHIVPISEVKEEYLVNYKKDLIPVCPNCHAIIHRRKKPYTVQEVKQLLQNRK; via the coding sequence ATGCGGTGGATTATTCCATGTGATTTAAATTATTATGATGCGATAAATGCCTTTGCTAGTTTGAAAACGATAGATTGGCGGCAAAATAACCGGTATGCTGTAGGGGATACGGTGTTTATTTATGCTTCGGCGCCTTATCAAAAAATTATGTTTAAAACGAAAGTTTTAGCAGTAGATCTCCTGTACGAGGATACAATTGATGATTTTACTTTTTGGAAAGTACCAGTTGATGAACGGGAGAAAGAGAAAAGGAAATCACGTCGATATGTAAGGTTACAATTAATTAAGTTTTTGGAATGTGACGATTTAGGGCTAGAATCTCTACTGAAGCAAGGTTTAAAAAAAGCACCACAAGGTGCAGTAAAGTGTCAGAATGATAAACTTCAATTAGGTGAATATATTGAGAAATATTTTGCGCAGGATACTCTGGATGATAAATTGGATGTGATTGAAGAGGATAATTATTACGAAGGAAATAGTGTTGAGGTTCAACTTAATAGATATGAGCGGAGTGTTGAGGCAAGAGAGAAGTGTATTGAATTTCATGGATGCCATTGTAAGATTTGTGGGTTTGATTTTGAAGAAGTGTATGGAGATGCAGGAAGGGGATTTATTCATGTTCACCATATTGTTCCAATATCAGAAGTCAAGGAAGAATATTTGGTAAATTATAAAAAGGACTTAATCCCGGTTTGTCCAAATTGTCATGCAATCATTCATAGAAGAAAAAAACCGTATACTGTTCAAGAAGTCAAACAACTACTACAAAATAGAAAGTAG
- a CDS encoding Eco57I restriction-modification methylase domain-containing protein gives MNNLKLKILKETFEKGFDIDSFRRFIREFFNEPHMINSNDKEVLWNEYRKQINSYNIVAKYTDVEDNNLIVLAVELSKSSSIDRARSMQRNFISKILDENNIEAAIVAYYAKDESSWRLSFVRLDYSFTDKGVILDLTPARRYSYLVGENEPNHTAQSQLLPIFQDDNRNPTLDEIEVAFSVEKVTRDFFQGYKEKYLELKEYLEKSEGFIFESNRLGLEVCKFSEQFSKKLMGQLAFLYFLQKKGWLGVDLVPYELNDEEYINLKSGCADWELKILEEFYSLNHNGNYILKKFDSQTKKVSEYEIGVLSDIFFRIPKYNNRWGSGNKNFISKFLWKECTDNQGNFFNDYLEPLFYEALNNERKNQYFYRLNCKIPFLNGGLFEPLQGYNWKANNFNIPNKFFSNKNLNSRKSSGILDIFDRFNFTINEDEPLEKEVAVDPEMLGKIFENLLDVKDRRSKGAFYTPRVIVHHMCQETLTNYLSTEVGIPIDDVKEFILYGDLIRDVDRRKKENSIDEYTLKPSIWNNLAEIDRALDNIRIADPSVGSGAFPLGMLNEIVKARNNITEYLVSREAILIEEDIIRYESKRSIYELKLRTIQNCIFAVDIEESAVDITKLRLWLSIVVEQDELREEHFEPHPLPNLDMNILVGNSLIDEYEGVKLFDNPVSTPSEIPGKKRDKVMGQLKILFDSDEIFREIFKKQDYYFNERNVKSKEGLKREIDFLRDELIIFELRKKGKIDIIDKYKLIRDHKLKPYFIWELEFAQVFREKGGFDIVIGNPPYVGERGNKDILRSIAETEFGKKYYQGKMDLFYFFFHKAIDIAKDNGEIAFITTNYFPTAYGAKVLRTDIKNRTNIRRLINFNEYKIFESARGQHNLITILKKTPTQNVTAWNSITHRNGVAETKVLNDIFIGMDSETSYYLVNQEEMFEGEENYIRLIGLTDHNEYSIQGILEKMAKSKLKFGDICETKQGIVSGADKVTDKYVQKYSKDWIKGEGIFVLNETEKNSLNLNEYEKTLIKKVYKNSHIKPFYIDCAEYLYVLYVTKDTNIEKIPNIINHLQYYKPLLEKKRETQQGKLPWYSLHWPRDKNIFESPCKIVNPRRCKSNTFALETSQSFEQSDIMVSIINSQYKNQINEKYLLGLLNSKLYCLWLRFKGKLKGDMFELYGTPLSEIPIVLPDIMQQRLMINFVDKILAIKGESDPKLEKEIKILRGKIDILVYDLFNLSENERKIVESNYEHLNN, from the coding sequence ATGAATAATCTAAAGTTAAAAATTTTAAAGGAGACCTTTGAAAAAGGGTTTGATATAGATAGTTTTAGGAGATTTATAAGGGAGTTTTTCAACGAGCCTCATATGATAAATAGTAATGACAAAGAGGTTTTGTGGAATGAATATAGAAAACAAATTAATTCATATAATATTGTTGCAAAATATACGGATGTTGAGGATAACAATCTGATTGTATTAGCAGTGGAATTAAGTAAATCATCCAGCATTGATAGAGCTAGAAGTATGCAAAGAAATTTTATTTCTAAAATATTAGACGAAAATAATATAGAGGCTGCTATTGTAGCTTACTATGCTAAGGATGAAAGTAGTTGGAGATTATCTTTTGTTAGGTTAGATTATTCCTTCACAGATAAGGGGGTAATTTTAGATTTAACCCCTGCGAGAAGGTATTCATATTTGGTGGGAGAAAATGAACCTAATCATACGGCTCAATCTCAATTATTACCTATTTTCCAAGATGATAATCGTAATCCAACCTTAGATGAAATAGAGGTCGCATTTAGCGTTGAAAAGGTTACTAGAGATTTTTTTCAAGGCTATAAAGAAAAATATTTAGAGTTAAAGGAATATTTAGAAAAAAGTGAGGGTTTTATTTTCGAGTCTAATAGACTTGGCTTAGAGGTATGTAAATTTTCAGAACAATTTTCTAAAAAATTGATGGGCCAGTTAGCGTTTTTATATTTTTTACAGAAAAAAGGCTGGCTAGGAGTTGATTTAGTACCATATGAGTTAAACGATGAAGAATATATAAATTTAAAATCAGGTTGTGCTGATTGGGAACTGAAAATATTAGAAGAATTCTATTCTCTAAATCATAATGGAAATTACATATTAAAAAAATTCGATTCTCAGACAAAAAAGGTATCAGAGTATGAGATAGGAGTTCTATCAGATATATTTTTTAGGATTCCAAAATATAATAATAGATGGGGGAGCGGAAATAAAAATTTTATCTCTAAATTTTTGTGGAAGGAATGTACAGATAATCAAGGGAATTTTTTTAATGATTATCTAGAACCATTATTTTATGAAGCATTAAATAATGAAAGGAAAAATCAATACTTTTATAGGTTAAATTGTAAAATCCCATTTTTAAATGGAGGACTTTTTGAACCTTTACAAGGATATAATTGGAAAGCAAATAATTTTAATATACCTAACAAATTTTTTTCAAATAAAAATTTAAATAGCAGGAAATCAAGTGGAATTCTAGATATATTCGATAGATTTAATTTTACTATTAATGAGGATGAGCCGTTGGAAAAAGAGGTTGCCGTAGATCCTGAAATGTTGGGGAAGATTTTTGAAAATTTATTAGACGTAAAAGATAGAAGGTCTAAAGGGGCATTCTATACACCACGAGTGATAGTTCATCATATGTGCCAAGAAACTTTAACGAATTATTTATCGACAGAGGTTGGTATTCCAATAGATGATGTTAAAGAATTTATCTTATATGGTGACTTAATCAGAGATGTTGACAGGAGGAAAAAGGAAAATAGTATAGATGAGTATACATTAAAACCATCTATATGGAATAATTTAGCTGAAATAGATAGGGCATTGGATAATATAAGGATTGCTGATCCTTCAGTAGGCTCTGGAGCTTTTCCCTTAGGTATGTTGAATGAAATAGTAAAGGCTAGAAACAATATTACCGAATACTTAGTAAGTAGAGAAGCAATTCTTATTGAGGAAGATATCATCCGGTACGAAAGTAAAAGGTCAATTTATGAGTTAAAACTAAGGACTATTCAAAATTGTATTTTTGCAGTAGATATTGAGGAAAGTGCGGTAGATATTACTAAACTTAGGCTATGGTTATCTATTGTTGTAGAGCAAGATGAATTGAGAGAGGAGCATTTTGAACCACATCCATTACCTAATTTAGATATGAATATTTTAGTGGGAAATAGTTTAATAGATGAATATGAAGGTGTCAAATTATTTGATAATCCGGTATCAACACCCTCGGAGATTCCAGGTAAAAAAAGAGATAAGGTAATGGGTCAATTAAAAATTCTTTTCGATTCGGATGAGATTTTTAGGGAAATCTTTAAGAAGCAAGACTATTATTTCAATGAAAGAAATGTGAAAAGTAAGGAAGGGTTAAAAAGAGAAATAGATTTCTTAAGAGATGAGTTAATAATATTTGAATTACGCAAAAAAGGAAAAATAGACATTATAGATAAATATAAACTAATAAGGGACCATAAATTAAAACCGTACTTTATTTGGGAATTAGAATTTGCACAAGTATTTAGAGAGAAGGGAGGATTTGATATAGTAATTGGTAACCCTCCTTATGTGGGTGAAAGGGGAAATAAGGATATACTTCGTTCAATTGCTGAGACGGAATTTGGTAAAAAATATTATCAGGGTAAAATGGATTTATTTTATTTCTTCTTTCATAAGGCTATTGATATTGCTAAAGATAATGGAGAGATAGCTTTTATTACAACTAATTATTTTCCAACAGCCTATGGGGCAAAAGTTTTAAGAACAGATATAAAAAATAGAACTAATATAAGGAGATTAATAAACTTTAATGAGTATAAAATCTTTGAATCTGCACGTGGCCAACATAATTTAATAACTATTTTAAAAAAGACGCCAACACAGAATGTCACGGCTTGGAATTCTATTACGCATCGAAATGGTGTGGCAGAAACCAAAGTTTTAAATGATATTTTCATCGGTATGGACAGTGAAACAAGTTACTATCTAGTCAATCAAGAGGAAATGTTCGAAGGTGAAGAGAATTATATTAGATTGATAGGTTTAACCGATCATAACGAGTATTCCATACAAGGTATTTTAGAAAAAATGGCTAAAAGTAAATTAAAATTTGGAGATATTTGTGAAACTAAACAAGGGATTGTATCTGGAGCAGATAAGGTAACTGACAAATATGTACAAAAGTACTCTAAGGATTGGATTAAAGGTGAGGGGATATTCGTTTTAAATGAAACAGAAAAGAATTCTCTAAATTTAAATGAATATGAAAAAACTTTAATAAAAAAAGTGTATAAAAATTCTCATATAAAGCCTTTCTATATTGACTGTGCAGAGTATCTATATGTATTGTATGTTACTAAAGATACAAATATAGAGAAAATCCCTAATATTATAAATCATTTACAATATTATAAACCATTATTGGAAAAAAAGAGAGAAACCCAACAAGGGAAATTACCTTGGTATTCTCTTCATTGGCCTCGAGATAAGAATATATTTGAATCTCCTTGTAAAATTGTTAATCCTCGTCGTTGTAAATCAAATACCTTTGCCCTAGAGACATCACAAAGTTTTGAACAATCGGATATAATGGTCTCAATTATTAATTCTCAGTATAAAAATCAAATTAATGAAAAATATTTATTAGGACTATTAAATTCTAAATTATATTGCTTATGGCTAAGGTTTAAAGGGAAATTAAAAGGGGATATGTTTGAATTATATGGAACACCGTTATCAGAAATTCCAATTGTACTTCCGGATATAATGCAGCAAAGATTGATGATAAATTTCGTAGACAAGATTTTGGCGATAAAAGGAGAGTCTGATCCTAAGTTAGAGAAAGAAATAAAGATATTGCGGGGAAAAATAGACATATTAGTGTATGATTTATTTAATCTATCCGAAAATGAAAGAAAAATTGTTGAGAGTAATTATGAGCACCTTAATAATTAG
- the secA gene encoding preprotein translocase subunit SecA yields MMISAIKKMLDPSVKVLKRADKIADAVIALEPHMQGLTDEQLKHKTLEFKERIEKGETLDDLLVEAFAVVREASTRVLGMTPYKVQIIGGIALHGGNIAEMKTGEGKTLTSTMPAYLNALDGKGVHIITVNEYLASRDAREMGELYRWLGLTVGLNLTGMTSEEKKAQYACDITYSTNNELGFDYLRDHMVLYAKQMVQRKLNYAIVDEVDSILIDEARTPLIISGGQKRTANLYVHADHFVKGLKDEEDYTIDIKTKNIQLNEGGIEKAEKAFRIDNLYDIKHAVLLHHINNALKANYIMARDVDYVIQEDEIVIVDQFTGRLMKGRAYSEGLHQAIQAKEGVSIKQETSTLATITFQNLFRLYSKLSGMTGTAKTEEEEFRNIYNMMVVEIPTNRPIARLDAPDLVYKDMNAKFNAVVADVIERHKKGQPVLLGTVAVETSEYISQLLKRKGIPHNVLNAKNHEREAEIIMDAGKKGSVTIATNMAGRGTDIKLTDEVKELGGLAVIGTERHESRRIDNQLRGRSGRQGDPGYTRFYLSFQDELMRRFGSDRMHAMVDKLGMDENEPIESKMVTKAVESAQKRVEGNNYDMRKNLLEYDDVIRRQREVIYGQRQDILETEDLTDIIFGMVNSSVTRLVHNFSHSEHEKSKGEQEYNYEGLLVYLNTNFFPVNKVTRAAIEGKTEEQLIEYVTNLVKEDYRLKEKSIDASVFHEFQKVIVLRVVDTHWMNHIDAMDALRQGIHLRSYGQINPLHEYQSEGFEMFNRLIERIEDDVTRYIIRAEIRQNLQREDVAKPTATNAPKDEKKRPLTRVSKKVGRNEECSCGSGKKYKHCCGQNE; encoded by the coding sequence ATGATGATTTCGGCAATCAAGAAAATGTTAGATCCAAGTGTAAAAGTATTAAAGCGTGCGGATAAAATAGCGGATGCGGTCATTGCGTTAGAACCTCATATGCAAGGTCTAACAGACGAGCAATTAAAACATAAAACTTTAGAGTTTAAAGAACGAATTGAAAAGGGAGAAACGTTAGATGATTTATTAGTTGAGGCATTTGCGGTTGTTCGTGAGGCGTCAACACGCGTTTTAGGAATGACTCCTTATAAGGTTCAGATTATTGGTGGGATTGCCTTACATGGTGGAAATATCGCCGAGATGAAAACGGGGGAAGGAAAAACATTAACCTCAACTATGCCTGCGTACTTAAATGCATTAGATGGAAAAGGTGTTCATATTATTACGGTAAATGAATATTTAGCAAGCCGTGATGCGCGCGAGATGGGAGAGCTTTATCGATGGCTGGGCTTAACGGTTGGTTTAAATTTAACGGGGATGACTTCAGAAGAGAAAAAGGCGCAATATGCATGTGATATTACTTACTCAACAAACAATGAACTAGGTTTTGACTATTTACGTGATCACATGGTGTTGTATGCAAAGCAAATGGTACAACGTAAATTAAATTATGCCATTGTGGATGAGGTAGACTCAATCTTAATTGATGAGGCACGTACACCATTAATTATTTCAGGTGGGCAGAAACGTACGGCTAATTTATACGTACACGCTGACCATTTTGTTAAAGGTTTAAAGGACGAAGAAGACTATACAATTGATATTAAAACGAAAAATATCCAATTAAATGAGGGAGGAATTGAGAAGGCGGAAAAAGCTTTCCGAATTGATAATTTATACGATATTAAACATGCAGTGTTGTTACATCATATCAATAATGCATTAAAGGCAAATTACATTATGGCGCGCGATGTGGATTATGTTATCCAAGAGGACGAAATTGTGATTGTTGACCAGTTTACAGGTCGTTTAATGAAGGGACGTGCCTACTCTGAAGGTTTACATCAGGCCATTCAAGCAAAAGAGGGAGTTTCAATTAAGCAAGAAACATCGACGTTAGCAACAATTACGTTCCAAAATCTTTTCAGATTATATAGTAAGTTATCAGGAATGACAGGGACAGCGAAGACAGAAGAGGAAGAGTTCCGAAATATTTATAATATGATGGTCGTGGAAATTCCGACTAATCGTCCGATTGCCCGTTTAGATGCACCAGATTTAGTTTATAAGGATATGAATGCTAAGTTTAATGCCGTTGTTGCAGATGTAATCGAACGCCATAAAAAGGGACAGCCAGTTTTACTTGGAACTGTAGCGGTCGAGACATCGGAGTATATTTCACAGTTATTAAAGCGTAAGGGAATTCCGCACAACGTTTTAAATGCGAAGAATCATGAACGCGAAGCAGAAATTATTATGGATGCAGGGAAGAAAGGGTCTGTCACGATTGCAACCAATATGGCGGGTCGAGGAACGGATATTAAATTAACAGATGAAGTTAAGGAATTAGGTGGATTGGCCGTTATTGGGACGGAGCGCCATGAATCTCGTCGTATTGATAACCAATTGCGTGGACGCTCGGGGCGTCAAGGAGATCCTGGATATACTCGCTTTTATCTGTCATTCCAAGATGAATTAATGCGCCGATTTGGATCAGATCGTATGCATGCAATGGTGGATAAATTGGGTATGGATGAAAATGAGCCAATTGAGAGCAAAATGGTTACAAAGGCAGTAGAATCGGCACAAAAACGCGTAGAAGGTAATAACTATGATATGCGTAAAAACTTACTAGAATATGATGATGTCATTCGCCGTCAACGTGAGGTTATCTATGGACAACGTCAAGATATTCTAGAAACAGAAGATTTAACCGATATTATTTTTGGAATGGTAAACTCATCGGTTACACGATTAGTTCATAACTTCTCACACTCTGAGCACGAGAAGTCAAAGGGAGAACAAGAGTATAATTACGAAGGATTACTTGTTTATCTAAATACTAACTTCTTCCCTGTTAATAAAGTAACACGTGCAGCTATTGAAGGGAAAACAGAGGAGCAATTAATTGAATATGTGACTAATCTTGTAAAAGAAGATTATCGCCTAAAAGAAAAATCGATTGATGCGTCTGTTTTCCATGAATTCCAAAAGGTTATTGTGTTACGTGTAGTGGATACTCATTGGATGAATCATATCGATGCGATGGACGCCTTACGTCAGGGAATTCATTTACGCTCATATGGGCAAATTAATCCATTACATGAATATCAAAGTGAAGGATTTGAAATGTTCAATCGTTTAATTGAACGTATTGAGGATGACGTAACACGCTATATTATTCGAGCTGAAATTCGTCAAAATTTACAACGCGAAGACGTAGCTAAGCCAACGGCGACTAATGCACCAAAAGATGAGAAGAAACGTCCATTGACACGCGTGTCTAAAAAGGTAGGTCGTAATGAAGAATGCTCGTGTGGAAGTGGGAAAAAATATAAGCATTGTTGCGGTCAAAATGAGTAG
- a CDS encoding helicase-related protein: protein MSEILKRDVILFKIIINSFTVHIKHHSSFLFELSYFLYRFSLLAICGAGKTEMMFETISLALLQKKRVCWAIPRADVVVDLIPRIKRAFPYARVVGLHGNSEEKNIYGDIVVTTTHQLIRFYQAFDLLIIDEVDAFPYTFDEMLPRLAQKACKTGCATIYLSATPSKTDQRLIKRGRLKCCLIPARYHLHALDIPKYCFSGNLSRFLKKRRLPRVIKKWFNKQLMLNRRALLFVPTIEMGYLLQEAIRKCFALEVEFVFSSDENRLAKVKNFKEGKGQFLITTMILERGVTIANIDVAIFSTEHEVFEESALVQISGRVGRNPMYPHGEIVFFHYGITLAMESARRQIREMNNHARRQKLLKEDYK from the coding sequence GTGAGCGAAATTTTGAAGCGGGACGTTATACTTTTCAAAATAATTATTAATAGTTTCACAGTTCATATTAAACATCACTCCAGTTTTTTATTTGAGTTAAGTTATTTCTTATATCGGTTTTCCTTACTGGCAATTTGTGGTGCTGGAAAAACTGAAATGATGTTCGAGACAATTTCATTGGCGTTGTTGCAAAAAAAGCGTGTATGTTGGGCTATTCCACGTGCCGATGTTGTTGTTGATTTGATTCCTCGAATTAAACGAGCTTTTCCATATGCACGTGTAGTAGGGCTTCATGGAAATTCTGAGGAGAAAAATATCTATGGGGATATTGTTGTAACGACGACGCATCAGTTAATTCGATTTTATCAGGCATTTGATTTACTAATTATCGATGAGGTGGATGCCTTTCCTTATACATTTGATGAGATGTTACCAAGATTAGCCCAAAAGGCATGTAAAACGGGGTGTGCAACGATTTATTTGTCGGCGACCCCCTCTAAGACGGATCAGAGGCTAATTAAAAGAGGACGATTAAAATGTTGTTTAATTCCAGCTCGATATCATTTACATGCATTAGATATTCCTAAATACTGCTTCTCAGGAAACCTTTCACGTTTTTTAAAGAAAAGGAGATTACCACGCGTGATTAAAAAGTGGTTTAATAAACAGTTAATGTTAAATAGACGCGCATTGTTATTTGTTCCAACAATTGAAATGGGGTACCTTTTACAGGAGGCTATAAGGAAGTGTTTTGCATTAGAAGTAGAGTTTGTTTTTTCAAGCGATGAAAATAGATTAGCAAAAGTTAAAAACTTTAAAGAGGGAAAGGGTCAATTTTTGATTACGACGATGATTTTAGAAAGAGGGGTAACAATTGCAAATATTGATGTGGCCATTTTTTCGACAGAACATGAGGTGTTCGAAGAGAGTGCACTTGTTCAGATTAGTGGGCGTGTTGGCAGAAATCCTATGTACCCACACGGTGAAATCGTATTTTTTCATTATGGAATTACTTTGGCAATGGAGTCTGCACGACGCCAGATTCGTGAGATGAATAACCATGCGAGAAGGCAGAAGTTATTAAAGGAGGATTATAAATGA
- the hpf gene encoding ribosome hibernation-promoting factor, HPF/YfiA family, with protein sequence MRIQIRGANRFNATDAIKNYIEEKVGSLQRFLPTNPDLEARVYIKIYDVIQKVEVTIPGNQFILRAEEESDDLYAAIDLVVDKLERQIRRHKTKANKKIREREGISDYFITIDDPDTVYNEEDEVPYKVKNVHLKPMDVEEAIMQLELLGHDFYVYRDMAVDAVCVVYRRNDGKYAVIETNN encoded by the coding sequence ATGAGAATTCAAATTAGGGGAGCTAATCGTTTCAACGCAACAGATGCTATTAAAAATTATATCGAGGAAAAAGTGGGAAGCTTACAACGATTCTTACCTACAAATCCGGATTTAGAGGCTCGCGTGTATATTAAAATCTATGATGTGATTCAGAAAGTAGAAGTGACTATTCCAGGGAATCAGTTCATCCTACGAGCAGAGGAAGAAAGTGATGATTTATATGCAGCGATTGATCTTGTTGTGGATAAATTAGAACGTCAAATTCGTCGTCACAAAACAAAAGCAAACAAAAAAATTCGTGAACGTGAGGGTATTAGCGATTACTTCATTACTATTGATGATCCGGATACGGTTTATAACGAAGAAGATGAAGTACCGTACAAAGTTAAAAATGTTCATTTAAAACCAATGGACGTTGAAGAAGCAATTATGCAATTAGAATTATTAGGACATGACTTCTATGTCTATCGTGATATGGCTGTTGATGCTGTTTGTGTCGTTTATCGTCGTAATGATGGAAAATACGCTGTGATTGAGACGAATAATTAA